The Epinephelus lanceolatus isolate andai-2023 chromosome 1, ASM4190304v1, whole genome shotgun sequence genome has a window encoding:
- the cox14 gene encoding cytochrome c oxidase assembly protein COX14 homolog: protein MVSGKRLADIGYKTFSASMMLLTAYGGYLCAMRGYRYMQKQKQLKLAAENQNPEVIKD, encoded by the coding sequence ATGGTGTCTGGAAAGCGGCTGGCTGACATCGGCTACAAGACGTTTTCTGCTTCGATGATGCTGCTGACGGCCTACGGAGGCTACCTGTGTGCGATGCGAGGGTACCGCTATATGCAGAAGCAAAAACAGCTGAAACTGGCAGCAGAAAACCAGAACCCTGAAGTCATCAAAGACTGA